The Longimicrobiaceae bacterium genome segment CTTCGGGCGGGTCCGCGTATCGGGCGAAGGGCGCCTGCTCCTCGTAGGGATTCGACAGCACCGCCACCAGCTCGTGGAACGGGGCGAAGTCGTCCTCGTCGACGGCCGCCCGGATGACTGCTTCCACACGGTGGTTGCGCGGTACGTAGGCCGGATTCACCGCCAGCATGGCGGCGCGGCGCGCGGCTGCGTCTGTGGGCTCCTGGTCGAGCCGCCTCCGCCACCGGGAGGCCCATTCGTCGAAGGCGGAAGGGTCTGCGAACAGGCTCCGCACGCCCGCGTCGTCCGCGTCGCCGGACGCCGCCCTGCTCAGCCGACGGAACGTGAGCGTGAAGTCGGCACCGTTCGCACCCATCGCCTCCAGCAGGTCCCGCCCGAGCTCGGCATCGCCCTCGCGTTCACCGAGCAGGCCCAGCTTCCGTCCGAGCCCTGCCTGGTACGCCCGTTCGTATACCGATCTGAATGCGTCGAGGGCTTCTTCCGCCTCGGCGATTGCGGCGCCTGTATCGTCCGAGAGGAGAGGCAGCAGGCACTCGGCGAAACGGGCGAGGTTCCACTCGCCGATCGCCGGCTGCCTGAAGTACGCATACCGCCCCTGCCGGTCGATCGCGCTGAAGACCGCCCCGGGGTCGTAGGCATCCATGAAGGCGCAGGGCCCGTAGTCGATCGTTTCGCCGGCAATGGACATGTTGTCCGTGTTCATCACCCCGTGGATGAACCCGACCAGCATCCACTCTGCGATCAGCCCGGCCTGCGCTCGGACGACGGCGTCGAGCAGCGCGCGGTACGGTCGCTCGGTGCGGGCCGCGTCCGGGTAGTGTCGCGCAATCACGTGGTCCGCGAGCAGCCGCAGGCCTTCCACGTCCCCGCGGCTCGCGAAGAACTGGAAGGTGCCCACCCGGACGTGGCTGGAGGCGACGCGCGTCAGGACTGCACCCGGAAGGATCGTCTCACGAACCACGACCTCCCCGGAGGTCACCGCGGCAAGCGCGCGGGTCGTGGGGATTCCCAGCGCGGCCATCGCCTCGCTGACCACGTACTCGCGCAGGACCGGGCCCAGGGGGGCTCTTCCATCCCCGCCGCGCGAGAAGGGCGTCCGACCCGAGCCCTTGAGCTGGACGTCGCGCCGTACTCCGGCACGGTCGACGATCTCGCCGAGGAGGACCGCGCGGCCGTCCCCGAGCTGCGGGACGAACACGCCGAACTGGTGCCCTGCATACGCCGTCGCGATCGGCTCGGCCGTTTCGACGACGCGGTTGCCCGCCAGCACCTCCACACCCTCCTCGCTGGCGAGCCAGTCCGGACCGAGGCCGAGCTGGGCCGCCAGGGGACCATTGACCCGAACAAGCCGTGGGCCCCTGACCGGAGTGGGGGCGACTCGCGCGAAGAACCGCTCGGGGAGCCTCGCGTAGGTGTTGTCGAAGGGGAAGTGAGCTGGCATCTGGCGCTCCGGTCCCTCTCTCGTGCAGTCCGCGCAGAAGCACACGCCGTCGGTGCAGGGATCCCGCTTCCCTCGCACAACCCGCGCCCTCACCTGGAGCGCGAGCGCGTGTCCGGCGCCGTCCCGGCGTTTGCCGCTGCCACGAGGCTCACCCCCTGACGCCGTGCGGCCCTGCTCCCACGTGGACGAGTGGGGGTGTACGGCGGCAATGGACGGAACGAGGACAGGGCGGGCCGCACCCCGTGCGGCCCGCCCTGTCCTCCTCCATCACGATCACTTCGCCGCCGTCAGGGCGTACAGCAGATCGACGTAGAACTTCTCCACCTCGGCCAGCGAGGCGATTCTCGAGCCGGGCTTGGGAGCGACGACCATGTACTCGTTGGGCGCGTGCGCCCCCGAACCGTGGCCGATCCCCCCGGGGATCATGGGGAGGCCGAGCCGCTCCGTGAACACGTAGTACGGCGCGCTCCCCGCGAGGCGAGGAGTCACGCTCGGGGTGAAGCCGTGCTTCTTGTACGCGCCGATGGCGGCCTGGACCAGCGGCGCCTCCACGGAGGTCTGCGCAGGCGGGTAGCCGCTCAGCTTGCGGACCTCGACGTCCCTGAACCCCTGGGCGTCGAGGTGGCGCCGGATGAGGGCGAGCGCGCTGTCGGGTGTCTGGTTGGGAACCAGCCGCGAGTCCAGCTTGGCGGTGGCCCTGTGCGGCAGGATGGTCTTGACCCCCGGGCCGGTGTAGCCGCTCCAGATGCCGTCG includes the following:
- a CDS encoding YdiU family protein, translating into MPAHFPFDNTYARLPERFFARVAPTPVRGPRLVRVNGPLAAQLGLGPDWLASEEGVEVLAGNRVVETAEPIATAYAGHQFGVFVPQLGDGRAVLLGEIVDRAGVRRDVQLKGSGRTPFSRGGDGRAPLGPVLREYVVSEAMAALGIPTTRALAAVTSGEVVVRETILPGAVLTRVASSHVRVGTFQFFASRGDVEGLRLLADHVIARHYPDAARTERPYRALLDAVVRAQAGLIAEWMLVGFIHGVMNTDNMSIAGETIDYGPCAFMDAYDPGAVFSAIDRQGRYAYFRQPAIGEWNLARFAECLLPLLSDDTGAAIAEAEEALDAFRSVYERAYQAGLGRKLGLLGEREGDAELGRDLLEAMGANGADFTLTFRRLSRAASGDADDAGVRSLFADPSAFDEWASRWRRRLDQEPTDAAARRAAMLAVNPAYVPRNHRVEAVIRAAVDEDDFAPFHELVAVLSNPYEEQAPFARYADPPEEDERVFRTFCGT